In a single window of the Zea mays cultivar B73 chromosome 5, Zm-B73-REFERENCE-NAM-5.0, whole genome shotgun sequence genome:
- the LOC100381738 gene encoding Pentatricopeptide repeat-containing protein At1g09900 → MPVAPDTYTYNTVLKGLCCAKQWEQAEELMREMIRNSCHPNEVTFATQIRAFCQNGLLDRAVELLEQMPKYGCTPDVIIYSTLVNGFSEHGRVDEALKLLNTMLCRPNTVCYNAALKGLCIAGRWEEVGELIAEMVRKDCPPNDATFSTLINSLCQNRLVEYAVEVLEQMQKYGYMPDVVSYNTIISCFSDQARADDALKLLKSMLCKPDTISFNAVLKCLCKAKRWYDAVELVAKMLKKDCRINEMTFNILIDSLCQNGQVKDAIEVFELMPKYRCMPDIVTYSSLINGFSEQGLDEMAFDLFRSMPCRADIFSYNATLKGLCMAARWDDAGELIADMVTEDCLPNEVTFNILISSLCQKGLVNRAIDVYEQMPKYGITPDIFTYNALINGYSEQGRLDDALKFLSTMPCEPDTISYNSILKGLCRAERWKDAEKLVTEMLRKNCTPNEVTFKYANQLFIK, encoded by the coding sequence ATGCCTGTGGCGCCCGACACCTACACCTACAACACCGTGTTGAAGGGCTTGTGCTGTGCTAAGCAGTGGGAGCAGGCCGAGGAACTCATGCGGGAGATGATCCGGAACAGTTGCCATCCGAATGAGGTGACCTTCGCCACACAGATCCGTGCTTTCTGCCAAAATGGGTTGCTTGACCGAGCTGTGGAGCTTCTTGAGCAAATGCCAAAGTATGGGTGCACGCCTGATGTTATCATATACAGTACGCTGGTTAATGGATTCTCAGAGCATGGGCGTGTAGATGAGGCACTCAAGCTATTGAACACCATGTTATGCAGGCCTAATACGGTTTGTTATAATGCTGCATTGAAGGGTTTATGTATTGCTGGGCGATGGGAGGAAGTTGGAGAGCTCATAGCTGAAATGGTTAGGAAAGATTGCCCGCCAAATGATGCAACATTTAGTACGCTGATCAATTCCTTATGCCAAAACAGGTTGGTTGAATATGCGGTTGAAGTTCTTGAGCAAATGCAGAAGTATGGATATATGCCTGATGTTGTCAGTTACAACACAATCATCAGCTGTTTTTCTGACCAAGCGCGTGCAGATGATGCCCTCAAGTTACTAAAGAGCATGCTATGCAAGCCTGACACGATTAGCTTCAATGCTGTGTTGAAATGTTTATGTAAAGCCAAACGATGGTATGATGCTGTGGAGCTTGTGGCTAAGATGTTAAAGAAGGATTGCCGTATAAATGAAATGACTTTTAACATACTCATCGATTCACTATGCCAAAATGGACAAGTCAAGGATGCCATTGAGGTGTTTGAGCTCATGCCAAAATATAGATGTATGCCTGATATTGTCACATACAGTAGCCTTATTAATGGCTTTTCTGAACAAGGCCTTGATGAAATGGCCTTTGATTTGTTCAGAAGCATGCCATGCAGGGCTGATATATTTAGCTACAATGCTACATTGAAGGGTTTGTGTATGGCTGCACGATGGGATGATGCTGGAGAGCTTATAGCTGATATGGTCACAGAAGATTGTCTCCCAAATGAAGTGACATTCAATATACTAATCAGTTCCTTGTGCCAAAAGGGACTGGTCAATCGTGCAATTGATGTTTATGAGCAAATGCCCAAGTATGGAATTACACCGGATATTTTCACATATAATGCTCTTATCAACGGCTATTCTGAACAAGGTCGTTTGGATGATGCCCTCAAGTTCTTGAGCACCATGCCTTGTGAGCCTgacaccatttcctataattctaTACTGAAGGGTTTGTGTAGGGCTGAGCGCTGGAAAGATGCAGAGAAACTTGTCACTGAGATGCTTAGAAAGAATTGCACTCCAAATGAAGTAACATTCAAGTATGCTAATCAATTATTTATTAAATAA